A segment of the Trifolium pratense cultivar HEN17-A07 linkage group LG7, ARS_RC_1.1, whole genome shotgun sequence genome:
ACTCAAAAAGATAGGAATATTAATCCAACAGAAACAGAAATATTTGAAACCAAAAACAATGGTCTAAATCTCCTTATGGCAAAATCTGGCAATAGATAAACAACAGAAATGCTTGATAACAACCTAGATACTTTAAAACTCAACCACATTACATAAACAAGTTTGGCTTTGTGGCCTTGTATGTTGTCTTCAGCTTCCTGGATGGTGGTCGGATTTTCTTGAAAACCAATGGGAACTTGATCTTGGAGTTGTGGAATTGTTTGGTGCTCTCCCTCTTGCAAAGATTGGCTGGGATGGTGGCGGTCTTGATAATCTGAATGCATGGGAAACGGACCCTGTGGCGGGAAGCCATCTCGTTGTACATAAGATCAACTGCACCATTAAGAGTGGTATCACGGAACTCCTTGTACATGTTGTGGTAACCAGTCCTACTCTGGTACCTCAACCATATACCATAGTTCTTAATCTTGGTTGGGTTCTTCTCGAAGATCTGCAAAACCAAAACAATTTTTGAGTAAACGTTGAACACGTATAAATTCAATAAATCAAAACATCCACAGCGAACAGAGAGGCATTCAATAGAAGAAACAACAAATATCAAGAAAAAACATTACCACTACCAgacaaaagataaaacaaaacaaaacaaaacaaaccattatgtttaaaatcaaaattttggaaAACGGTAATGTGCCTAAACACAAATGTTTTTCGAACCGTACCATGACCAACATGAAAAATCAAAGAACAAGACCACTATTGGAGCAAGAGTAACTTCAGGCTAAAACATACAGTTGAATTGAGAATCCACACAATTCAGTTAGGTTTATTATCAGAACATATAAACTATCGATGTTCAGTCTTAGTATAACTATATATCTACAACAGAATATAAAAACAAAGTGCCACGCTagaaaaatcatataaattacTTTGAATCAATTAACAAACAATTCAGAATATAATGGCAAACACAATCACTAAAAGCAATTCATTAAATCATCAAACAGTGAGATACATGTCATGTGCAAGCTTAaattaagttgaaaataagTAAGCATAATTCTACCATGGGAACTTTCATTTTGAATGCATAACCTGTTCTAACATCTATTAAGAAAAATCTATATAGATAAATGCAACAAAGGAACTTTGATTAGACAACTCTTAAAACAACATAACACAGACCAACAAACATGACAAATACAGAATAAATTCCAACAACAGCATAAAACATTGCAACAATTTCTGAGCAAAATCATTAAATATTATAATCACTCTCAACAATGACTTTTCTACAAACACGTTCCATTCATTGCCAAAAATTAAATCCAGAgataaaaatcacaaataaaatgaaaaggcAGAGTGATAATTTACCTCATTGATAGCAAGAACTTGACCATTGCTCTTCTTCACCTTCTTCAGCTTCCTCAAAAAATACctaataaaatcaataaatccAATATTACACTACAGATCTAACTAAAACAAACCataaaactaaaaatgaaaaaacaaaaaacaaaatcataaaaaaaacgaaatgaatataattttgattaccAGAACTTGGACTTAGCACGAACTTCATTGGTAGCCCAAAGCTTCATGCGAAAAATCTTTGGGTGTGGATCTGATTCAGTTGGGAGACCTCTCCCGACAACCTGGTACTGATGGAACTAcataaccaaaaaaacaaacaaagatcGTTTAACAATTAACAAACGTGAAATGAGATAAGAGAAAATAGGAACAAATTTTGTGtatgaatttgttttgtttacCCTGAAAGTAGCCATTCTGAGAGAATGGGAATGATGTGTTTGTTCTCTCCGAGTGTTGTCGCCGGTGGCACAATGTTTTAAGGTTTTGTGTGTGTATAAATATGAAGAGAAAACGCGAACCCTAATTCATTCAAGCCCAAAATGTAAAACCGTTTATAATCTTTGGGCCAGAGTGCCAGACTAATATCGGCCCAAATCAattgtttttttggatttgatGGGTTCTTTggatcgatttattttttattttatagtaaaTTACATTTCTCTCTTTTGAAAGATGTTAAAAGCTACGGTGTTGGGGGAGGAGAATGTAATTTAAGTTTCTTTCAAAGGATGAGCGTataattttctctttattttataattgGATATAAGTTTTTATGTCAATTTAATAGCTGTCACTAATGAAAATTGAATCTTCGTAAACtattttttgatatattaaCTTGATAaacttatgaataatacataaaatttatttatttctataagttattttacataagttaaaaaataagtcaatttaaatcgaccaataataaaaaaaaacggaatcccaaaaataaaatatctatcCATTCTGCCATAATAttcccaaaaataaaatatctattTATGCTGCCATAATATAGGCTTAAATAAACTAGTActattttatgtcaaaaataaaataaaataaactagtACTATTTATCTATCTATTCTATACATATTTATTCTATACAtatctatacatataataaatatgatatgatacatgactttggtatggattttttattatcccaattttaccctttaataattgttatttttttatctatatctatacatctattctatacatatatatatatatatatatatatatatataactatatataaaaaggatatgtgagtttgggatggacttttcaatatacctattttacccttgacttagtttcacaacttccattaactaatcaattaaaaaaaaactatatataaaaatgataggtgagtttgggatggacttttcaatatacatattttatccttgacttagtttcacaacttccattaactaatcaatttaaaaaaataaaaaataaattcaaatcatgaaaatgtgaataagtggcaaGTGAGTTGTCTATACATGAATGATTACCAACTTAATATTACGTCTATACTATATATCtataactatatataaaaaggataggtgAGTTTGGGATAGACGACTTTTCAATATACTTATTTTAcccttgacttagtttcacaacttccattaactaatcaatttaaaaagacttagtttcacaacttccattaactaatcaatttaaaaaaataaaaaataaattcaaatcataaaaatgtgaataagtggcaaatgGGTTGTCTATACATGAATGATTACCAACTTAATActacatctatactatataaaaatataatacaaatattttttgtgtcaatttttcataataccaacaatatccatatttttttagcaataaaaatcttttattaacaaattcatcataacataaaacatttttttgaacataagttagacacaggcagacgcggaacgcgcctgtctggcccgctagtatataataaatatgatacatgactttggtatggattttttattatcccaattttaccctttaataattgttattttttttatctatatctatacatctattctatatctatatctatacatataataaataggatacatgactttggtatggatttttcattatcccaattttaccctttaataattgttatttttttattaaaaaaaatgaaaagaaggGAAAGTAACTATAATAAGcagattttaaaagaaataaccGTAAACTCATGGTAGTTTTTTCGATTCAAGGCCCACGTTACAAAAGGCATCAGTTATGCAAACACCAACAACAAATGAAACATGAATTTTAGTGGTTTGCctatccaaacaaaaaaaaaaaaaaaaaaaagtgggggAGAGGAAAATTGCGTGACTCAAAGAAGTGGCAGTGCATCAGATGCAATGAGATTCTTTCATAGTTTCATATGCTGGTTTTTGTGACTTTCACATCATAttactttcattttatttattatattttttacttcatTTAGTTTGATAATTATGTGGTCCGACGTTGAAAAATCACTGCAAAATCACATATTCCTATTAGCATAAAAAGGAGAAAAGTTtgtataggaaaaaaaaaactgagacAATACACTTCAACAATCATGGCTGGCACCAACAATACATTGTATTATTCCATATATTTTGTGaaactcatttttattttccttcccTATTTCTTCATATGTTTCATTTCTGTTCTTCGTTTGTGTAAATTCTTTTAtacatttgttttttattgttctCATTTTTAgccatctttcttttttgtggGAGTAATCATAGAAAGGTGGAGGGAAGAGAACACGTTGTTGAGGGTGATTATGAATAAATTcttttcataattatttaatCGTCATGTTAGTCGAgtcttcaatatttttataatggaATGATGTATAcatctttatattttttcagtttttctcttaccaaaaaactgaTCTCATTGAGAGAATATGGAAAGTTTAAACAACCCAATAATTGTAGCGACGTTGTTTTCATCATTATTGTCATTTTCAGTAAAAAAGGATAAGGACCAGTGACTGTTTAAACAACAgacaatatttaaaatattcGATAGCATTTTTATAAGCGAAAGAAACCATTGTTGCCTGTTCTAGTCAATGCACTTAGTGACTATGCAGACggaatttcaagttttgtgaCCGTCCATTGGAATGCTTAGATTCAGCTATTATGGATAAAGGTTCTTGAGAATTGTACTGAACTTCAGTTCTATTAACTTCCCCTTCATCGTTTTAATGCGGTGTGTGGTGAAAACTAGAACACAAGTTGAATATTGATCGACAGTTCTGATATTGACCATTCTGGCATCAGTATACCCTGGCAATGGATCGCTAATGCTTCGACAACCCACATTATCGTGGCTTACATTGACAATAACAACATAAACTAAGAGTCTACTGTTCAAGTTGTacgaaataaatataaatatttgtctataaaaaaacacaacctattttaattgaattaaacaTTCATATAATACGTCATATAAGTACAACTCAGTTGGTAGCTGCAAGATAGTGAATTTTCCATTAGGTTAATtttctattgatttttttttttccattttaatttGTCAATACTCTCCATCCGACTCTCGTTATAGGAGAATCATCGAACCTCATATTTTTATGACGTTCGTCAAAATAATAGTTACATTCATATTCATTCTAGTGCATtcataaatcatattaatattatttttaagcaGCGAAGGAGGAAAGCCATTagatttggtttagtggtgatgaGTTTGGATAATATGTTATAGATCATGAGTTCGATCTacaactcattgtaaaccaaagaaaaagaagtagtGAAGTAGGCAACACGACAAAAGGGGCAAGGGTATTGGCTCAAATTATTGAGAAGTGTAACATGGATGACACTATTTTCAAATAGTAAAATTTCTATGGTGTGGTGTGGGGATATGCTTGAGAGATATGAGAGGAAAATTGATCAAAACTCGACAATGTGGAGGCATGGTAGTCCTATACCTAAAATTGAAACAATCTCATGATTAAGTAGTATGTACATTTCTAATATTCTCATATAACTAGATTGTAAATTAGTAGTTGATGCTCTCGCTAGAGCGCCAAATTCTCAATCAAACTTTGAAACTAATATTTATgcttgtaaaatttatttacacTTTCTATCAAACTTTACTATAAATTTTATCGGGACGACAAACCAACAATGTTGTTCATAAGTTAACATcatattttctaaaatatagaTTCAAAATATCCCTGTTGTGATTTTATTGAATGCATATGTATAATGTGTATGAAAATTAAATCACTgtgtcaaataaataaataaataaattaaattctaaaaagattacaataataaaaataatttttaaaggGTACAAATAGCAATAGTACCATTGTAAACCAGGGCTGGCCCAAGCCCAAAGAAAGTGATGCTAGGGCTTTAGGCCCAAGTCATTTCAGTTCGGCCCACATAAAACCCCGTTTCACTTTAGGGTTTCAGTGTACCCAAACAACCAGCTTTGTGCCTCTTTCTTTTTCACAAGCATCACTATTCAAAACCGTAactagtttcttcttcttcgaaTCTCGAACTGTATTTTCATCATGGTAAATTCATAGATAGATTCATTCATATTCGTTGTTCTTTGTAAttcgatgatgatgatgatttgttttttctattttagtCGTCGAAGAGAAAGGTTAGGGAGCCAAAGGAAGAGACAGTGACTTTAGGTCCAGCTGTTAAGGATGGTGAACATGTTTTCGGTGTTGCTCGCATTTTTGCTTCTTTCAACGATACTTTCAttgttagtattattattattattattaattttttgtttgaattattattgttttttctgTTAGAATTTCgtttttgatgatttgattGTTTTTATATTGTAGCATGTCACTGATTTGTCTGGAAGGGAAACCCTTGTTCGAATCACTGGTATGTATTGATGTTTTTCGTCAAATTTCATCACCTGTTTAATTATTTTCtgattattattaattgaattgaatttcatTTTACTGAATGAATATGTGAAAACTGTGATTGATACACCATTGTAACACTAGAAGAAGCTTgaacaagaagatgaaggaaacgGTTAAGCTCATTGTGAGCATGAACCagaaaaattttattattacacACTTGGTTTTTACAATGAGAATGAGTTAACTATATATACAAGATGAACCAACTAATAGCTAACTAACATTCAGTTATGAATGTGTAACAAACTACTAACCAACTACAAACTAATCACTAACTGAATACTAACTAACTAAAGGATAGTATTGCAGTAACTTGTTAAGTTACTGACTTTCATTAGTCTCAACAGTCCCCCTCAAGCTGGAATGAATGTCAATGGTTCCAAGCTTGCTTAGAAGTGTGTGGAATGGACCTGGATGTAGTGATTTAGTGAAAATGTCTGCTATCTGCTCTTTTGATGATACAGGTAGCAAGTGAATAATGTTGGCTTGGACTTTGTCTCGAACCACATGACAGTCAATTTCTATATGTTTAGTCCTTTCATGAAAGACTGGGTTGGCAGCAATGTGAAGAGCTGATTTGTTGTCACAATATAGTATAATTGGAGAATCATGAGGTATTTGAAAGTCCTGCAGTAGATATAGAAGCCATTGTCCTTCACAAGCTGCTTGAGCTAATGCTCTATACTCTGCTTCAGAGCTAGACCTTGATACAACAGTTTGCTTTTTGCTTTTCCAGCTAATGATAGAAGTgccaagaaagaaacaaaaaccaGTAGTTGATCTTCTTGTATCAGGGCATGCACCCCAATCAGAGTCAGAATAACCTTTGAGagcaagtgatgatgatgaactGAAGAATAAACCTTGACCAGGGTTGTTCTTCAAATATTTGAGAACATGTAGACCAGCTAGCATATGAGCATCTGTAGGTGAATCAAGGAACTGACTAAGTTTGCTTACAGCATAGGATATCTCAGGCCTAGAGTGTGTCAGGTACAACAATCTTCCAATTAATCTTCTGTATGTAGTGGGATCAGAGATAGCATTACCAGAAGATTTTTGCAATTGAAGGTGAGGTTGCATAGGAGTGGGGGTTGGTTTGGTACCAAGTAGGCCAGAATCTTGAAGAAGATCCAAGGTATATTTTCTCTGACATAGTGAAATACCTGTTTTGGATCTTGCAACTTCAAATCCTAAAAAGTATTTGAGAGAACCCAAATCCTTAATGCTGAATTTTGTATCTAGAAGAGCTTTCAACTGATGAATTTCATCGATGTCTGTTCCCCCTAAGaccaaatcatcaacatatacaAGTATAGCAGTGAATCCAGTTGATGTGTTCTTAGTGAAGAGAGAATAGTCAGCTTTGGATTGGATATAACCTGATGAAAGCAATGTCTCAGTGAGTTTAACATTCCACTGTCTgcttgcttgttttaatccataaagagATCTTTGTAACTTGCATACTAAGTCAGGATGAGCAAGGGGCAACCCAGGAGGAGGTTTCATGTAAACTTCCTCATTAAGATCTCCATGTAAGAAAGCTGTATTAACATCAAGTTGAAATAGAGGCCAATTTTGAGAAGCAGCTATAGCCATGAAGGTTCTTACAGTGGTCATTTTGACAACTGGGCTGAATGTATCTATGTAATCAATACCTTCAGTTTGAGTGAACCCTTTTGCTACTAGTCTAGCTTTATGTCTCTCAACAGTTCCATCAGCATGTAGTTTCAATTTGAacacccacttacatccaatagCTTTCTTATGAGGTGGTAATTTGACCATATCCCAGGTATTATTCTTCAATAAAGCAGTTAGTTCAACATTAACAGCACTTTTCCAATTCTCATCACACATTGCCTCCTCATATGATGATGGTTCAGTGAGGGTGGATATGTTAAGTGCATAGTGTTTGTGTGCAGGAGATAGATGATCATATGATATAAATGAAGATATAGGAAACTTACATTGGGAAGATGATGGATGTGTAGAATCAGATGCAGAATGACTTATATTCCCCAGGATTTTGGTGTGGTAATCTTGAAGATATGATGGAGGGTGTTTGACTCTATCTGACTTTCTGATAGGGTTAATGGAAGGTGGTGCTATGATGGGTAAACTATTGGAACTGGTAGTGAGAGGAGTATTTGTAGAAGTAGGTATCATGACATCTGTCTCAATGACAGGATCACAGGGTGAATGATGATCATGGGTTGGTGAAGGTGGAGATGAATGATCATCTGGACTATGAGTAGATGGAATGGATGTTGGTGAATGTGGAGTAGCTGTTTGTAAGAGAGGAAGTGAAGGTGAAGATGAATGATGAGTAGAATGATTAGTGAATAGCATATCTAAGTCATCATAAAGAATAGGTGACTGTGTAGCAGAATTAGTTTGATCAATTTGGTGTTGATTTTTAGTATAAAAAGGAAAGATGTGTTCAAAGAACACTACATCCCTAGAAATGAAAACCTCTCTAGATTGTAAATCAAAGAGAATGTGTCCTTTGACACCGGTTTTGAGGCCAAGAGAGACACATTTCCTTGATCTAGAATCTAGTTTATGTCTATTAGTTTGAAGAGTAGTAGCATAAGCTAGACAACCAAAAACTTTAAGATTATTAATATCAGGTAAACAGTTATAAAGCATTTGATAAGGAGATTTCTGAGATAAAAAAGGAGTAGGTAATCTATTTATGATATGTACAGAGTGACCAACTGCATGAGCCCAAAAAATTTTAGGTAAATGAGATTGAAACAAAAGGGCTCTAGCAGTGCCTAAAATgtgttgatgttttctctccacaatgccattttgctgtggagtaGCAACACAAGAACATTGATGAATGATTCCATTTTCATTGTAAAAATCTTTAAGCAAAAATTCAGTCCCATTGTCTGTTCTGATACATTTGATATTGCAGTTAAATTGAGTTTTCACCATAGCATAGAAAGATTTAATGTGAGTTGAGGCTTCTGATTTCACTTTCATTAGATAAATCCATGTAAATCTGCTTCTATCATCAACAACagtaagaaaatatttgaatccAAGCATGGAAGGGATAGCTAATGGTCCCCATATATCCATGTGAACTAGGTCAAAGTTAGAAGCAGATTTAGTGGAGCTTAGTGTAAAGGGAAGCCTCTTTTGTTTTGCAAAGAAACAAGCATCACAGGGAACAGAAGAATTGGAAATTTTAACAAaaggaaattttttattcaattcaatcaatTTGTCATTTGAAGCATGACCAAACCTTTTGTGCCACACATTACAATCACTATTCTTGTGTGACTCTAAACTATGTACATCAGtgattttattgatattattgATACATGAAGTATTTGGAATATGACCTAGACTAACTTTGGGTGTTGTGAGAATATAGAGGCCATTAAGCAAATCAGCTACACCAATCATCCtccttgatgaactctcctgtATCACACATTTATTATCATTAAACATCAAAGAACAGTGCAAATTTTTGGTTAATTTTGGGACAGATATAAGATTGAAAgtaaaatttggaaaataaagCACATCAGTTAAGTATAACTGATGATCAAACATGATTGTACCAGCAAGGCAAGTATTCACAAGGGTTCCATTTGGTAGTTTGAGGTTTATAGGAGGAATTTGTTTCAAACATTGAAAATATTTAAGATCAAAGCAAATGTGGTCTGTTGCACCAGTATCTAAGATAAATTGATCAGAGTTATTGGATAAGGGAATGGTGCATAAGATACCTGTATTGGTGGTTACATGGTTTATGCTATGAGAAGGCATTGAAGTGGAGCCTTGAAGAAGTGCTAGTAATGCCTTGTGCTGAGCTGCAGTAAAGGAGAATTTACCAGTTTTATGATCATTATTACCATCTTCACAATTGGCAGTTGgagtttcatcatcatcatcatcatcaacattagCACAGTTGTTGATAGCCCTATCATGTTGGAGATGCTGCATATGAGGTGGATATCCATACTTTATCCAACAATTGTCAACAACGTGATTAGTTTGACCACAGTGTGAGCAGAGTTTGTTCCCTTTACCACGTCCACCATTACCATAAGATCTACCACCCCTAGTGCCTCTACCACGAGTGGAATGACCCCTACCAGCATAGTGATTATTACCAGAAACTGCTAGCAACTTAGATTCATCTACAGGGGTAGCTAACTGCCTCTCTTGTTGAACAAGCAAGGAGTAAACTTTACTTATAGTTGGAAGTGGATCCATCAACATAATTTGGGAACGGACAACATGATATTGCTCATTTATGAACACAATGAACACATCCATGAACACAGTTATGAACACAATGTGAATCAGGAATTGGACGAAAATTATCAAGTTCTTGCCATAATTTTTTCAATGAGGTATAGTAAGTAGAAATAGTACTATCACCTTGCTTAAGGGATGAAATTTCATCTTGTAAATCAGAGATACGAAAAACATCACCTTGATAGAATCTTTCTTTGAGTTCTTGCCATATCTCTGAAGCTGAATCCAACCATAGAATACTCTGAGAAATTTCTGGGCTAACAGAATTATTGAGCCAAGATAAAAGCATAGTGTTGCACCTATCCCATGCCAAAGAATCACGATCATCATCATCTGGTCTTGGAAGCGTTCCATTGATGAAGTGCATTTTGTTCTTGGATCGAAGCGCCATAGTCATAGCACGAGACCAGGAATGATAATTGGGGCCAGAGAGAAGAGGTGTAACCAAAGCAAGATTAGGATTTTCATTCGGATGCAAGAAATAAGGGTTAAGAGTATCATTTTGATAACCCTTATTCTGAGAATTGGATGAACTTGCGCCATTGAAGGCACCAACATTGCTATCCACAGACATGATGGAAAAACAATGCAAGATCGAGGAAAAAGAATGAGAAATTCAAGGGTACAAACTTGAATTTGGGGAAAACAGAAACAAGAAGCAGAATTGGGAAAAATTGCAGCGAAAGAAACGAAATTGAAGGAGTGTGTAACCTGAATCAATGATTAACAATGGCATACCTCAATTTGAGGTCTGATACCATGTGAAAACTGTGATTGATACACCATTGTAACACTAGAAGAAGCTTgaacaagaagatgaaggaaacgGTTAAGCTCATTGTGAGCATGAACCagaaaaattttattattacacACTTGGTTTTTACAATGAGAATGAGTTAACTATATATACAAGATGAACCAACTAATAGCTAACTAACATTCAGTTATGAATGTGTAACAAACTACTAACCAACTACAAACTAATCACTAACTGAATACTAACTAACTAAAGGATAGTATTGCAGTAACTTGTTAAGTTACTGACTTTCATTAGTCTCAACAGAATAGGTGTAAACACATATTTATGTATATGTGTATATGTTTATTAGAGATTCTCGATCGGAACTATGAATGCTTCATTTTTGACTTGTTATTGTTAAGATTTTTTGTCCTGTTTGAATTGTTTTTTGGTTTGG
Coding sequences within it:
- the LOC123898535 gene encoding 60S ribosomal protein L18a; the protein is MATFRFHQYQVVGRGLPTESDPHPKIFRMKLWATNEVRAKSKFWYFLRKLKKVKKSNGQVLAINEIFEKNPTKIKNYGIWLRYQSRTGYHNMYKEFRDTTLNGAVDLMYNEMASRHRVRFPCIQIIKTATIPANLCKRESTKQFHNSKIKFPLVFKKIRPPSRKLKTTYKATKPNLFM